In Pseudomonadota bacterium, a genomic segment contains:
- a CDS encoding electron transfer flavoprotein subunit alpha/FixB family protein, protein MSGILIFSDKDQAAYELLSKGKEIKAALYQPRKEDYPRGSRFPLAAAILGKGARERATEYFAYGAQDVYISEADAFNVFYADVYADAICQIADTYGFNIVVIGSTRRGKDLAGRVAQKMEAGCATDIIDIELKGKDVLLHRYMLGGNTVTSELIKTPKKVFAVMPKAFALGEKQPVDGNKIIEPDLKVKDSKYTLLERKEKVGESVNLEDAQTLVCVGRGLDKKEDISIIKDLAKALKGEIGCTRPLSHDIRWLPENREVGLSGKKCKPNLCFSVGISGQIQHTVGIRDSKIIVAINKDKSAPIFKIADYGIVGDLYEVIPKIVEEIGKL, encoded by the coding sequence ATGTCAGGGATATTAATATTTAGCGATAAGGATCAGGCAGCCTACGAGCTGCTTTCCAAAGGGAAAGAGATAAAAGCTGCCCTTTATCAACCGAGAAAGGAAGACTATCCAAGGGGCTCCCGTTTCCCGTTGGCCGCGGCAATCCTGGGAAAAGGGGCGAGAGAGAGAGCAACGGAGTACTTTGCCTATGGCGCCCAGGATGTGTACATTTCTGAAGCGGATGCGTTTAATGTCTTTTATGCGGATGTTTATGCAGATGCTATCTGCCAAATAGCAGACACCTATGGGTTTAATATTGTCGTGATAGGATCGACCCGCAGAGGGAAGGATCTGGCCGGGAGGGTTGCCCAGAAGATGGAAGCCGGCTGCGCGACGGATATAATCGATATCGAATTAAAAGGCAAAGATGTCCTACTGCATCGTTACATGCTCGGTGGCAACACGGTAACTTCTGAGTTGATTAAAACACCAAAGAAGGTTTTTGCAGTTATGCCCAAGGCATTTGCGCTGGGAGAAAAACAGCCTGTCGATGGTAATAAAATTATCGAACCCGATCTCAAGGTGAAGGACTCGAAGTACACGCTGCTAGAACGAAAGGAAAAGGTAGGGGAATCCGTCAATCTGGAAGATGCACAGACATTGGTCTGCGTGGGTAGGGGTTTGGACAAGAAAGAAGATATCTCTATCATTAAGGATCTGGCTAAAGCCCTGAAAGGAGAAATAGGATGTACAAGGCCTCTGTCACACGATATACGGTGGTTGCCTGAGAACCGAGAAGTCGGGTTATCCGGTAAAAAATGCAAACCCAACCTGTGCTTCTCTGTTGGAATATCGGGGCAAATCCAGCATACGGTAGGTATCCGCGATTCTAAAATAATTGTGGCGATCAATAAAGATAAAAGTGCTCCTATTTTCAAAATAGCCGACTATGGTATTGTAGGTGATCTTTATGAAGTGATACCGAAAATAGTTGAGGAAATAGGTAAGTTGTAG
- a CDS encoding electron transfer flavoprotein subunit beta/FixA family protein produces MMNFIVCLKQIVDLQQVRIKKDTREAVLEGLPFLFSDMDMNALEAAVGIREKDGGKVIALCIGNTKLNDTIKDALARGADEAVLIIDPVFDNLDSRGKAEVLATSIQKMGHYDAIFMGEGSADSYSGQTCGRLAELLDIPEISYVSKLEFTNGKARATRSMDDCYEVVESSLPAMLTFTSEINSPRIPSLMQIVKAGKKPVQLWKGVDLNVPADKLAKEVELVSNIAPAEQRKMLIFEGEAKDVAASVVDSLIKEGVLGR; encoded by the coding sequence ATGATGAATTTCATTGTTTGTTTAAAACAGATTGTTGACCTTCAGCAGGTCAGAATTAAGAAGGATACGAGAGAAGCAGTATTGGAAGGTTTGCCGTTTTTATTCAGTGACATGGATATGAATGCGCTGGAGGCCGCAGTAGGAATAAGAGAAAAAGATGGCGGAAAAGTAATTGCCTTGTGTATCGGTAATACAAAACTGAACGATACCATAAAAGATGCCCTGGCACGTGGTGCGGATGAAGCTGTGTTGATCATTGATCCTGTCTTCGATAATCTCGATTCCAGGGGGAAAGCAGAGGTTCTGGCAACATCCATCCAGAAAATGGGTCACTATGATGCCATATTCATGGGTGAAGGTTCTGCTGATAGTTATTCGGGCCAGACATGCGGTAGACTTGCGGAACTGCTGGATATACCGGAGATTAGTTATGTCAGCAAGCTGGAATTCACCAATGGAAAGGCGAGAGCTACCCGGAGTATGGATGACTGTTATGAGGTTGTAGAGTCATCATTGCCGGCAATGCTTACTTTCACCAGCGAAATCAATTCGCCCAGGATACCATCTCTGATGCAGATTGTGAAAGCCGGTAAGAAACCGGTACAGTTGTGGAAGGGCGTTGATCTTAATGTCCCGGCCGATAAACTTGCGAAAGAGGTTGAACTTGTAAGCAACATTGCGCCGGCAGAACAAAGGAAGATGTTGATATTTGAGGGAGAGGCGAAAGATGTTGCAGCCAGCGTTGTTGATTCGCTTATTAAAGAAGGAGTATTAGGGAGGTAA
- a CDS encoding 4Fe-4S dicluster domain-containing protein yields the protein MKTQINVKEKLGLDTIKIHEEKHISVDQMVCKSCKGRYCLHVCPAQVYTLNKENLVVLDLDGCLECGTCLIACTPKSISWEYPRGGFGVQFKCG from the coding sequence ATGAAAACACAAATAAATGTTAAAGAAAAATTGGGATTGGATACCATTAAAATCCACGAGGAAAAACATATCTCTGTGGATCAGATGGTTTGCAAGAGTTGTAAGGGAAGATACTGCCTCCATGTTTGTCCGGCACAGGTGTATACGCTGAACAAGGAAAACTTAGTGGTGCTTGATTTGGATGGTTGTCTCGAATGCGGTACATGCCTAATTGCCTGTACTCCAAAGTCTATAAGCTGGGAGTACCCCCGCGGCGGTTTTGGTGTTCAGTTCAAATGTGGATAG
- a CDS encoding FAD-dependent oxidoreductase, whose amino-acid sequence MDKFEVIIVGGGLAGLAAAYTLASDGLEVLIVERGDYCGAKNVTGGRLYLNPIRQLLPDIWEEAPLERHVCQEKITMMTDTSSTTMTFATQAFREKPYHSYTILRANFDNWFADKVSEAGGVIITKNKVDDLIMENGKVIGIKAGEDELGADVVLAADGVMSVIAEKAGLRKPHVPQGFAVAIKEVIELAPRIIEDRFNLNDGEGAANVFMGSISKGMFGGGFLYTNRNSVSLGLVVKISDLLHKEPAIDMPQLFEDFKNRPEINTLIQGGDSIEYSAHVIPEGGMEGVPQLFGDGILVSGDAAGFALNAGLTVRGMEFAVASGVLAAKAIKNARENNDFSKQSLSYYKKLLEDSFVLKDLATFKNAPMFLDNPRLYNVYPNIVSDVLEKVMFIGADPKRKLSATAVREMRSKFRFSMIKDVFGVFKL is encoded by the coding sequence ATGGATAAATTTGAAGTTATTATAGTGGGTGGTGGATTAGCTGGTTTAGCGGCTGCATATACCCTGGCTTCTGATGGGCTCGAAGTGCTGATCGTGGAGAGGGGAGATTACTGTGGCGCCAAGAACGTCACTGGCGGCAGGTTATATCTCAATCCCATCAGACAGCTATTGCCCGATATATGGGAGGAAGCTCCTCTGGAGAGGCATGTCTGCCAGGAGAAAATCACGATGATGACAGATACTTCATCGACTACTATGACGTTTGCCACACAAGCGTTCAGGGAAAAACCTTATCATAGTTATACGATTCTAAGGGCGAACTTTGATAACTGGTTTGCTGACAAGGTAAGCGAGGCAGGCGGCGTTATCATCACTAAGAATAAAGTGGATGATCTTATCATGGAAAACGGTAAGGTTATAGGAATAAAAGCAGGAGAGGATGAACTTGGCGCCGATGTAGTACTTGCTGCCGATGGAGTAATGTCGGTCATTGCAGAAAAAGCAGGTCTGAGAAAGCCGCACGTACCCCAGGGGTTTGCCGTGGCTATTAAGGAAGTCATTGAGCTGGCGCCCCGGATTATTGAGGACAGGTTTAACCTGAATGATGGGGAAGGCGCTGCCAATGTGTTTATGGGATCAATCAGTAAGGGCATGTTCGGAGGAGGATTCCTTTACACTAACAGAAACAGCGTATCTCTTGGATTGGTAGTAAAAATATCGGACTTGTTGCACAAAGAACCGGCGATTGATATGCCCCAGCTTTTTGAGGATTTTAAAAACCGTCCTGAAATCAATACCCTGATCCAAGGGGGAGATTCCATCGAATATTCGGCGCATGTGATTCCCGAAGGTGGGATGGAGGGCGTACCTCAACTTTTTGGTGATGGCATACTCGTCTCAGGCGATGCAGCCGGATTTGCGCTAAATGCCGGTCTTACTGTCAGGGGGATGGAGTTTGCTGTTGCTTCAGGAGTGCTGGCAGCAAAAGCTATCAAAAACGCCAGGGAAAATAATGATTTTTCAAAGCAATCACTTTCTTATTACAAAAAACTGCTTGAGGATAGTTTTGTTTTGAAAGACCTGGCTACGTTCAAAAATGCTCCGATGTTTCTCGACAATCCAAGGCTATATAATGTTTACCCGAATATAGTGAGCGACGTACTGGAGAAGGTTATGTTCATCGGGGCCGACCCAAAACGCAAACTATCTGCTACGGCAGTCCGGGAAATGAGGAGTAAGTTCAGATTTTCAATGATCAAGGATGTTTTTGGGGTGTTCAAGCTATGA
- a CDS encoding acyl-CoA/acyl-ACP dehydrogenase, which translates to MMEFRLTKEQEMFKRSIREYSEKNIFPRAREIDEKEAGIPEDIIQGLSDLGAFGCCIPEEYDGCAVPGQGLQYANIAIHELARAELSMSLPVYALLTIGWGGYFLNVAASKELKQEILPKIASGEWPWGINVTEPGGGSDVAAVKCQAIRKDDKYILNGEKAYISLTNESQTKGGGHSSLLVTDPAKGLKGGMSMFAIIPNQLKGMTSHVYKDMGRMGLSTGGFVYKNSELDKKYLIGEEGKGFYLAMEGFNPARALVAAACLGGAEKCLEIAVDYAKQRYAFGRPISRFQGISFDLAEDYHKLEMAKLMLQKGCWMIDTYYSEPGSFTQKDINIVIAQCKLEAPLLSVEIAKHAIMVLGAFGYTKESPLEMAMRGLMSYVSGAEGAYNIMKTIIARDAFGPEFVDK; encoded by the coding sequence ATGATGGAATTCAGATTAACCAAAGAACAGGAGATGTTCAAACGAAGTATTCGTGAATATAGCGAAAAAAACATCTTTCCTCGCGCAAGAGAGATTGATGAGAAAGAAGCCGGTATTCCCGAAGATATCATCCAGGGGCTTTCCGATCTGGGTGCATTTGGCTGTTGCATTCCGGAAGAATATGACGGCTGCGCCGTGCCTGGCCAGGGCCTCCAATATGCCAACATAGCGATTCATGAATTGGCAAGAGCCGAACTGAGCATGTCTCTGCCGGTTTATGCATTGCTGACAATTGGCTGGGGCGGATATTTCCTTAATGTTGCTGCCAGTAAGGAACTGAAACAGGAGATTTTACCGAAGATTGCCTCAGGTGAATGGCCCTGGGGTATCAATGTGACCGAGCCGGGTGGTGGCTCCGATGTTGCTGCTGTCAAATGTCAAGCTATCAGGAAAGACGACAAGTACATCCTCAATGGTGAAAAAGCATATATCAGTCTGACCAATGAAAGCCAGACCAAGGGCGGCGGACACAGCAGCCTTCTCGTCACCGATCCTGCAAAGGGCCTCAAGGGCGGCATGTCGATGTTTGCCATTATTCCGAACCAGTTGAAAGGCATGACATCCCACGTTTACAAGGATATGGGCCGTATGGGGCTTTCCACCGGTGGCTTTGTCTACAAGAATTCGGAATTGGACAAAAAGTATCTGATTGGAGAGGAAGGTAAAGGTTTCTATCTGGCCATGGAAGGGTTCAATCCTGCCAGAGCGCTGGTAGCTGCGGCATGTCTCGGCGGCGCGGAAAAATGTCTTGAAATCGCAGTTGATTACGCCAAGCAGAGATATGCATTCGGACGCCCGATCAGCAGATTCCAAGGCATATCCTTTGATCTGGCAGAGGATTACCACAAACTGGAAATGGCAAAACTGATGCTGCAAAAGGGCTGTTGGATGATTGATACATACTATTCCGAACCGGGCAGTTTTACTCAGAAAGACATCAATATTGTTATTGCCCAGTGTAAGCTGGAAGCGCCTCTTCTTTCGGTTGAGATTGCAAAACATGCGATTATGGTTCTGGGTGCCTTTGGCTACACTAAAGAGTCTCCTCTTGAGATGGCGATGAGAGGCCTCATGTCGTACGTATCCGGTGCTGAAGGAGCATACAACATCATGAAGACGATTATTGCCAGGGATGCTTTCGGCCCTGAATTTGTCGACAAGTAG